In Harmonia axyridis chromosome 6, icHarAxyr1.1, whole genome shotgun sequence, a single window of DNA contains:
- the LOC123681611 gene encoding ankyrin repeat domain-containing protein 40-like — MEILEEKLREAACLGDLETVDRLTREDVNINARQKAHGWTALHWACKQGHEDIIRLLLSRGADPNIVNNKNETPADICSSPSMFNSFMNGNSLPNNHLHDYKFRTNILKNSNQNDSALPRIKHSNITYMPSTMLPSVVPDEDIVLKIRISGSSDPDFIEVDIPKWKLTYKNLLKLCCEELQCSEEQVERIRKLPNTRLRSDSDIGRLENFQEIEIVMRGPPGSDKPTNCYQSISTCKDQTILY, encoded by the exons ATGGAAATTCTAGAGGAAAAACTACGAGAAGCAGCTTGTTTGGGCGATTTAGAAACAGTTGATAGATTAACTAGAGAAGACGTAAATATAAATGCTAGACAGAAAGCCCATGGATG GACTGCTCTGCATTGGGCTTGTAAGCAAGGTCACGAAGATATAATCAGACTTTTGTTGAGTCGAGGTGCTGATCCAAACATAgttaacaataaaaatgaaacaccTGCTGATATTTGCTCTAGTCCTTCAATGTTCAATTCATTCATGAATGGAAACTCTTTACCCAATAATCATTTGCATGACTATAAATTTCGTACGAACATTTTGAAAAACTCAAACCAGAACGATTCTGCATTACCAAGAATAAAACATTCAAATATTACTTATATGCCTTCCACTATGTTGCCATCAGTTGTGCCAGATGAGG ATATCGTTCTGAAAATTCGTATATCTGGAAGCAGTGATCCAGATTTCATTGAAGTGGATATTCCTAAGTGGAAGCTGACATATAAAAATCTCTTGAAATTGTGCTGCGAAGAACTACAATGTTCAGAAGAGCAGGTTGAGAGAATCCGTAAACTGCCAAATACTAGGTTGAGAAGCGATAGCGACATTGGCAGATTGGAGAATTTTCAAGAGATTGAAATAGTGATGCGAGGCCCCCCGGGGAGTGACAAGCCCACCAATTGCTATCAAAGCATATCAACTTGCAAAGACCAAACTATTCTTTATTGA
- the LOC123681610 gene encoding replication factor C subunit 4, whose protein sequence is MQSFLKSGKLGNSNIDKGASTSKTQKKSKLVPWVEKYRPETVNDVVEQNEVVAVLEQCISGADLPNLLFYGPPGTGKTSTILAAARQLFGDIYRERILELNASDERGIQVIRDKVKSFSQLTASASRKDGKPCPPFKIVILDEADSMTHAAQAALRRTIEKETKTTRFCLICNYVSRIIEPLTSRCSKFRFKPLNETKIHERLRLICDKESINCDDVAMKTLVETSGGDMRRAITCLQSCAKLQGTDTPISTETVLEVTGVVPQKWLTEFVEVCKKKNYMDAVDFIKKFGYEAYSASQFLEQFNVFLVKSECFSDEQKSIIGEKLGSINYYVQDGGSEYIQLCSLAATVCMTF, encoded by the exons ATGCAGTCTTTCTTGAAATCTGGAAAATTAGGAAATTCTAATATTGATAAAGGTGCATCTACCtccaaaacacaaaaaaaatcgaaactGGTACCATGGGTTGAAAAATA CCGTCCAGAAACTGTTAACGATGTTGTTGAACAAAATGAAGTTGTAGCAGTACTTGAACAATGTATCAGTGGAGCAGATTTACCAAATCTATTATTTTATGGGCCTCCAGGTACTGGTAAAACAAGTACTATATTGGCTGCTGCTAGACAACTTTTTGGGGATATTTATCGAGAAAGAATTTTGGAATTGAATGCCTCGGATGAAAGAGGAATACAAGTAATAAGGGATAAAGTGAAGTCTTTCTCTCAACTGACTGCCAGTGCAAGTAGAAAAGA tggaaaACCTTGTCCTCCCTTTAAAATTGTCATATTAGATGAAGCTGATTCTATGACACATGCAGCTCAAGCAGCTTTAAGAAGGACTATAGAAAAAGAGACGAAAACTACAAGGTTCTGTTTAATTTGCAATTATGTCTCTAGGATTATTGAACCATTGACTTCTCGATGCAGCAAATTCAGGTTCAAACCTTTGAATGAAACGAAGATACATGAAAG ACTAAGGTTGATTTGTGACAAAGAAAGTATAAATTGTGATGATGTTGCAATGAAAACTCTTGTAGAAACTAGTGGTGGAGATATGAGAAGAGCAATAACATGTCTTCAGAGTTGTGCTAAACTACAAGGAACTGATACTCCCATAAGTACAGAAACTGTGTTGGAAGTAACAGGG GTGGTTCCACAAAAATGGTTAACAGAATTTGTAGAAGTttgtaaaaagaaaaattacatgGATGCTGTTGATTTTATAAAAAAGTTTGGATACGAAGCATATTCCGCATCACAG TTTTTAGAACAATTCAATGTGTTTTTGGTTAAGTCAGAATGTTTCTCTGATGAGCAAAAGTCTATAATAGGAGAAAAATTAGGG AGCATCAATTATTATGTACAGGATGGTGGCAGTGAATATATTCAATTGTGTTCGCTTGCAGCAACAGTCTGCATGACCttctaa
- the LOC123681612 gene encoding uracil phosphoribosyltransferase homolog has product MSSTDESLVTKNYCKVYNRLTILNPNDQIKELQTILRDKNTTRSDFKFYADRLIRLVIEESLNQLPFTDCQVITPTGATYKGLKYKSGNCGVSIIRSGEAMEQGLRDCCRSIRIGKILVESDADTHDARVVYARFPEDIGQRHVLLMYPIMSTGNTVSQAVNVLKEHGVQEECIILSNLFCTPKAVDAVLQSYPKLKILTSEIHPVAPNHFGQKYFGTD; this is encoded by the coding sequence ATGTCCAGTACTGATGAATCTCTAGTAACTAAAAATTATTGCAAAGTATATAACCGACTCACAATCCTAAATCCTAATGATCAAATTAAGGAATTGCAAACAATACTTAGGGACAAAAATACTACTAGAagtgattttaaattttatgcAGACAGACTCATACGCTTAGTAATCGAAGAAAGCCTGAATCAACTTCCATTTACGGACTGCCAAGTCATCACACCTACAGGGGCAACATATAAAGGTTTAAAGTACAAATCAGGTAATTGTGGTGTATCGATTATACGTTCTGGGGAGGCAATGGAACAAGGTCTCAGGGATTGTTGTCGTAGTATAAGGATAGGAAAAATTTTAGTAGAATCTGACGCTGATACCCATGATGCCAGGGTAGTCTATGCTAGGTTTCCTGAAGACATTGGACAAAGGCATGTTCTTCTCATGTATCCTATTATGTCTACTGGAAATACTGTTAGTCAAGCAGTGAATGTATTAAAGGAACATGGAGTTCAAGAAGAATGTATTATTCTCAGCAATTTATTTTGCACTCCCAAAGCTGTTGATGCCGTTTTACAATCTTACCCGAAACTGAAAATACTTACCTCAGAAATACACCCCGTTGCTCCAAATCATTTTGGCCAAAAGTACTTTGGTACAGATTAA
- the LOC123681606 gene encoding exonuclease 1 produces MGITGLLPFLEKATRNCNVSEFRGATVAIDSYCWLHKGATACADILARGEETDIYVNYCMKYLNMLKKYDIKPIMVFDGNHLPAKALTEKRRRETRKNAKVRAAELLRLGKKDEAWNYFRQSIDITAAMALNLIKECRRNNIDCIVAPYESDSQLAFLNIKRIADIVITEDSDLVLFGCDKILYKMDINGNGRLVDKQKLPLCMDMKPDKYTFDKFRYMCILSGCDYLDSLPGIGLKKALKFISLTAETNPVKFLDKLPRYLNMKNLVVTEDYKTNFLIAEATFKHQVVFDPLQRKLTYLTDPALCGTRPEHCKNAGEFFDEKTAYQVAIGNLNPFSHEKYDDWSPTKNWNNSFHSIWSNTYIKKKSRVEQKQLERSENIEVKEKQMKEIVRKNEEIDQEEKVHTEKFESELNIYYQKETKKLSHCKNEDKINESLGKEDSEDEEKLSDKPKDSTSCHEQSVKKEESPTLPRKSVNPFLKKRLSKFGSTEVKTDVVVKSKYFHSKSVDLGIVKKEEQKTDDDICSLETIEVEEDREHSKKRKTEPEEETCIIDESPVKDEEKTKISCSQPTSSTAKKPKLSRCRSVGLPVKSKKFQPTLQAFFGNLKKS; encoded by the exons ATGGGTATTACAGGACTCCTTCCTTTTTTAGAAAAAGCCACAAGAAATTGTAATGTTTCAGAATTCAGAGGGGCTACAGTAGCAATCGATAGCTACTGTTGGCTCCATAAAGGAGCAACAGCTTGCGCAGATATATTAGCTAGAGGAGAAGAAACTGATAT ttatgttaattattgtatgaaatatttgaatatgcTGAAGAAATATGACATCAAACCTATTATGGTTTTTGATGGCAATCACCTACCAGCGAAAGCATTAACAGAAAAAAGAAGACGAGAAACTAGAAAAAATGCTAAAGTTAGGGCTGCTGAACTCTTACGCTTGGGCAAAAAGGATGAAGcatggaattattttcgacaaAGTATCGATATTACAGCTGCCATGGCATTGAATCTGATAAAGGAATGTAGAAGGAATAATATAGATTGTATAGTAGCACCTTATGAATCAGATTCTCAATTAGCTTTTCTGAATATTAAAAGAATAGCTGATATTGTGATAACAGAAGATTCTGATTTAGTACTTTTTGGATGCGATAAA ATTCTTTATAAAATGGATATCAATGGAAATGGACGCCTAGTTGATAAGCAGAAACTACCTCTTTGTATGGATATGAAACCTGACAAATATACCTTTGATAAATTCAGGTATATGTGTATTTTATCAGGCTGTGATTATTTAGATTCCTTACCAGGTATCGGACTTAAAAAGGCTTTAAAATTCATTTCGCTAACAGCGGAAACAAATCCTGTGAAg TTCCTAGATAAACTTCCCAGATATCTGAACATGAAGAATTTAGTAGTAACTGAGGATTATAAAACCAATTTCTTGATAGCTGAAGCAACTTTCAAACATCAGGTGGTTTTTGATCCCCTTCAAAGGAAACTGACGTACCTAACAGATCCTGCGCTGTGCGGAACAAGACCAGAACATTGCAAAAATGCTGgagaatttttcgatgaaaaaactGCGTACCAGGTTGCTATCGGTAACTTGAATCCATTTTCTCATGAGAAGTATGACGATTGGTCACCAACCAAAAACTGGAATAACAGT TTCCACAGTATTTGgtctaatacatatattaaaaaaaaatctagagTAGAACAAAAACAATTggaaagatctgaaaatattgaggTGAAGGAGAAACAGATGAAAGAAATTGtcagaaaaaatgaagaaatagacCAAGAAGAAAAAGTACACACCGAAAAATTTGAGTCTGAACTGAACATTTACTATCAAAAGGAAACCAAAAAACTTTCACATTGTAAGAATGAAGATAAAATAAACGAAAGTTTAGGAAAAGAGGACAGTGAAGATGAAGAAAAGTTATCTGATAAACCAAAGGATTCTACCTCATGTCATGAACAATCTGTAAAAAAAGAAGAATCTCCTACTCTACCTAGAAAATCTGTGAACCCCTTCCTTAAGAAAAGACTGAGCAAGTTTGGTTCAACGGAAGTCAAGACAGATGTAGTAGttaaaagtaaatattttcattccaaaTCTGTCGATTTAGGAATAGTAAAAAAAGAAGAACAGAAAACCGATGATGATATTTGTTCTTTGGAAACAATAGAAGTTGAAGAGGACCGTGAGCAtagcaaaaaaagaaaaacggaACCTGAGGAAGAAACCTGCATAATTGATGAATCTCCAGTGAAAGacgaagaaaaaactaaaatatctTGTAGTCAG CCAACCTCGAGTACTGCCAAAAAACCAAAATTATCGAGATGCCGTTCCGTTGGCTTGCCAGTGAAATCGAAAAAGTTTCAGCCCACTCTGCAGGCATTTTTTGGGAATCTGAAGAAGAGttag
- the LOC123682249 gene encoding uncharacterized protein LOC123682249 isoform X2, with amino-acid sequence MDHYRNNVKNSLDYVRVERRCARSKGIWIEDKGLCKLTKVVGNILKNFGFQDKSGIYLLPEETLFLIEQNKLELTYNTKQVSIYDVYKIVFNHITLQKYKVYKNLVEKGFKLLNKEAIRKFYSGEKKCNGQESKYHKKRKKAEVTSEIELDCEVKRRRKDNECPNNFEVVQKNEEQNFDDLFEKLRKHGPKLVLPCESSKQPDYFGFLPTPGYKHNHEFNLYIREKIDLIDFENYEHIPNIYAIYTNDNVTFCRYPNVNIPIIN; translated from the exons ATGGATCACTATCGGAATAATGTAAAAAATTCTTTGGATTATGTGAGAGTAGAAAGAAG GTGTGCTAGGAGCAAAGGAATATGGATAGAAGATAAAGGTTTATGTAAACTAACAAAAGTTGTAGgtaatatattgaaaaactttggCTTTCAGGATAAAtctggtatttatttattgcctGAAGAAACTTTATTCTTGATTGAACAG aataaATTAGAATTAACTTATAATACCAAGCAAGTTAGTATTTATGATGTGTATAAAATAGTCTTTAATCATATTACATTGCAAAAGTATAAAGTATATAAAAACCTGGTTGAGAAAGGTTTCAAGCTTCTCAATAAAGAAGCTATCAGAAAATTTTATTCTGGAGAGAAGAAATGTAATGGACAAGAgtcaaaatatcataaaaagagaaaaaaagctGAAGTAACAAGTGAAATAGAATTAGATTGTGAAGTAAAAAGGAGAAGGAAAGACAATGAATGTCCAAATAATTTTGAAGTGGTACAAAAAAATGAGGAACAGAACTTTGATGATTTATTTGAGAAACTTAGGAAACATGGCCCAAAGCTTGTTCTACCATGCGAATCATCAAAACAACCCGATTATTTTGGGTTCTTGCCCACCCCTGGGTATAAACATAACCATGAGTTTAATTTGTACATAAG agaaaaaattgaCTTGATTGATTTTGAGAACTACGAGCATATTCCTAATATATATGCTATATATACAAATGATAATGTTACATTTTGCAGGTATCCAAATGTAAATattccaataataaattaa
- the LOC123681609 gene encoding ribosomal L1 domain-containing protein CG13096: MVIVKAKTLDKKRKLDEKMAPVSKNKRTKLVEQTKEKIVKQKVEKPKKTSKKIMKNLIALKTYDPKYEEVSKKFNIPIELVEQNLTNIVKLVEENPRLQTTLFVERFPIFLQLNIIKIPKCYPKLIRVQLEHSILDPEDDVCFIVPDLKQFKNKEYEQHIEYYEDLFKQKGIEGIKKIMTFNQLKSEYENFELKRGLVELYDMFLVDGRISGRVVHQLGKTFYKKRKIPTPIKMDSLKLKDNIEAAFKKSTFQLHSKGDSFMLQIGHNKMSERELVENVFSAIDSLDKTFPGGISNMRSINIFARRGSSLPIYVSLANPNTVKVPKVILKRPKLSKIVEGELTTKLNCKVKVKPTGEVILKKQ, translated from the exons ATGGTTATAGTGAAAGCAAAAACTTTAGACAAAAAGAGAAAACTTGATGAAAAAATGGCTCCTGTTTCGAAAAATAAGAGGACAAAATTAGTGgaacaaacgaaagaaaaaattgtgaaacaaAAAGTTGAGAAACCCAAGAAGACTTCAAAgaagataatgaaaaatttgattgcACTGAAAACATATGACCCGAAATATGAAGAGGTatctaaaaaattcaatattccaaTAGAATTAGTGGAACAAAATTTAACCAATATAGTCAAATTGGTGGAAGAAAATCCACGTCTTCAAACCACATTATTTGTAGAGAGGTTTCCGATTTTCCTCCAacttaatattataaaaatacCTAAATGCTACCCAAAGTTGATCAGGGTTCAACTGGAGCATTCCATATTAGACCCTGAAGATGACGTGTGTTTTATTGTCCCTGATTTGAAGCAGTTCAAGAATAAGGAGTATGAGCAACATATTGAATACTATGAAGATTTGTTCAAACAGAAGGGAATTGagggaataaaaaaaatcatgactttCAATCAATTGAAATCCgaatatgaaaatttcgaattgaaaagaGGATTAGTAGAATTATATGACATGTTTTTGGTAGATGGTAGAATAAGTGGTCGTGTAGTTCATCAACTGGGTAAAACTTTCTATAAGAAACGTAAGATTCCCACTCCTATCAAAATGGATTCCTTGAAATTGAAGGATAACATTGAAGCAGCATTCAAGAAGAGCACATTTCAACTTCACAGCAAGGGTGATAGTTTCATGTTACAAATAGGACACAATAAGATGAGCGAGAGAGAATTGGTAGAAAACGTTTTCTCTGCAATTGACAGTTTAGATAAAACTTTTCCTGGAGGAATTAGTAATATGAGATCTATAAATATCTTTGCTAGAAGAGGATCATCGCTGCCGATATATGTTTCTCTTG caaaTCCAAACACTGTTAAAGTACCAAAGGTGATTTTGAAGAGACCAAAACTTTCGAAGATCGTTGAAGGTGAACTCACAACTAAGTTGAACTGTAAGGTGAAAGTAAAGCCTACAGGAGAGgttattttaaaaaaacaataa
- the LOC123681607 gene encoding lipoyltransferase 1, mitochondrial-like, with protein MFLFQLYRVNSRFLNSVGIRNYSAPVNIKKTVFISQSKDIFTNLAFEDWMYKNWNFNNHHVLLMWQSDPCVVIGRHQNPFLEANIGELKNITKCGVSLARRNSGGGTVFHDHGNLNLSFLTTHENYNRRYNLEVISRAVSKEYGLNIEINKREDLVIGDYKVSGTASKLGRPNAYHHCTLLVNVNKEDLSCSLKKTNLNINTNATKSVRSKIMNLSEKIENISVENLMKTIGIEYMRTPAFQGKNKSIYANSPQGFKYVDPSEEQFPGISHSLELFTSWKWIHGKTPKFVIKYSIPLFPSFDCTSSDECIATLTVENGIICEIGLMLPHILNDLNIKNTVESVLQQSIFSLDTFCVIKEILDESVKNQVSVIT; from the coding sequence atgtttttatttcaactatATCGTGTCAACTCCAGGTTTTTGAATAGCGTTGGGATTAGAAATTATTCAGCTCCTGTGAATATCAAAAAGACAGTGTTCATATCTCAATCGAAAGATATTTTTACAAATCTTGCCTTTGAAGATTGGATGtataaaaattggaatttcaATAATCATCATGTTTTGTTGATGTGGCAAAGTGACCCTTGTGTGGTTATTGGTAGGCACCAAAACCCTTTTTTAGAAGCTAACATtggtgaattgaaaaatattacaaaatgtgGTGTGAGTCTAGCTAGAAGAAATAGTGGAGGAGGTACAGTTTTCCATGATCATGGAAATCTTAATCTATCCTTTCTTACTACACATGAGAATTATAATAGACGATATAATTTGGAGGTTATATCTCGAGCAGTTTCAAAGGAGTATGGATtaaatatagaaataaataagAGAGAGGACCTTGTAATAGGTGATTATAAAGTGTCGGGAACTGCTTCTAAGTTGGGAAGACCAAATGCTTACCATCACTGTACACTTCTAGTGAATGTTAACAAGGAAGATCTTTcatgttcattgaaaaaaaccaACTTAAATATCAATACAAATGCAACGAAATCTGTTCGTTCAAAAATCATGAATTTAagtgagaaaattgaaaatatatctgtTGAAAATCTAATGAAAACTATTGGCATCGAATATATGAGAACTCCCgcttttcaaggaaaaaataaaagtatttatgcTAATAGTCCCCAAGGATTCAAGTATGTAGATCCTTCAGAAGAGCAATTCCCCGGTATAAGTCATAGTCTTGAGCTTTTTACAAGTTGGAAGTGGATTCATGGAAAAACCCCTAAATTCGTTATAAAATATTCCATACCACTCTTCCCTAGTTTTGACTGCACCTCAAGTGATGAATGTATTGCAACTTTAACAGTTGAAAATGGGATTATATGTGAAATTGGGCTTATGCTTCCTCATATTTTAAACGatttgaatattaaaaatactGTTGAAAGTGTGCTTCAGCAATCTATTTTTAGTTTAGACACTTTTTGTGTTATAAAAGAGATCCTTgatgaatctgtcaaaaatcAGGTTTCTGTTATAACTTGA
- the LOC123682250 gene encoding uncharacterized protein LOC123682250: MERYTPEQRSEIVDLFYKNNCSFVSTLRNLRRIHGRHFSISRPTVRRFVDKFESKSSDPTKVPVRQRNARTKENIDLVAASVKENPNLSIPRRSQQLNLSQTTTWRILRNDLGLHAEHEAHQESDLDNLDKSHSSDASVDSINEGIEMKSQNKPCRSRERNDKETSETDETSSAQNQENTAPNPNSPPVALNQNSTSPRTAAPVSPDPSGRSSSPSEPLSPVSSYVSSSSES; encoded by the exons atggaaagatatacACCTGAACAACGTTCAGAAATTGTTGAtttgttttataaaaataaCTGCTCATTTGTGAGTACCCTGAGAAATTTGAGAAGgattcatggacgacatttttCGATTAGTCGACCCACTGTTCGTCGTTTTgttgacaaatttgaaagtaaatCTTCGGACCCCACAAAAGTACCTGTACGACAAAGAAATGCACGCACAAAAGAAAATATTGACTTGGTAGCAGCAAGTGTGAAGGAAAATCCCAATTTATCGATCCCACGTCGTTCTCAACAATTAAATCTTTCTCAAACAACAACATGGAGAATTTTACGAAACGATTTGGGTTTACATGCTGAGCATGAAGCTCATCAAGAAAGCGACCTTGACAATTTGGACAAGAGTCATTCCTCTGATGCTTCGGTCGATTCCATCAATGAGGGTATCGAAATGAAATCACAAAACAAACCGTGTAGATCAAGAGAAAGGAATGATAAAGAGACAAGTGAGACTGACGAAACAAGTTCAGCTCAAAATCAAGAAAACACAGCT CCAAACCCAAATTCTCCTCCTGTAGCTCTGAATCAGAATTCCACTTCACCTCGTACAGCTGCGCCAGTTAGTCCTGATCCATCTGGAAGGAGCTCTTCACCTTCTGAGCCTCTTAGTCCGGTATCAAGTTATGTGAGTTCCAGCAGTGAATCCTAA
- the LOC123682248 gene encoding heparan sulfate glucosamine 3-O-sulfotransferase 3B1: MEVIVSRKIILALFLLTIISFYITFTFNSCLVKSISKSIPRWNPIVIDQNSLDHYATNVRLVPLLESNETDISSKYKYFQDQGMRQLPSALIIGVKKGGTRALLEFIRIHPDVRAAGSEIHFFDKNYIKGFQWYRSHMPSTLEGQQTIEKTPSYFITKEAPKRVNHMNPSTKLLVVVRNPVTRAISDYTQAASKRPEMDKFESLVFINGTIGNLIDTSWGPIKLGMYARYLSRWLKYFPLSQFLFVSGERLIYDPAAELHRVQNFLGLKQVINEKHFYFNATKGFPCLFKSEGHSAPHCLGKTKGRNHPKVERAVLQRLKDFYRPFNNRFYQMTGINFGWS; encoded by the exons ATGGAAGTTATAGTATCCAGGAAAATCATTTTGGCTCTCTTTTTGTTAACAATAATATCTTTCTACATCACGTTTACCTTCAATAGCTGCCTAGTTAAGAGTATAAGCAAGTCAATTCCACGG TGGAACCCAATTGTTATAGATCAAAATTCTTTGGACCATTATGCAACAAATGTTCGGCTTGTTCCACTTCTAGAAAGCAATGAAACAGACATATCttcgaaatataaatattttcaagaccAAGGTATGAGGCAATTACCTAGTGCCCTGATAATTGGAGTTAAAAAAGGGGGTACAAGGGCATTATTAGAATTCATTAGAATACATCCTGATGTCAGAGCTGCTGGTAGTGAGATCCactttttcgataaaaattacATTAAAG GCTTTCAGTGGTACAGATCTCACATGCCTTCAACATTAGAAGGCCAACAAACTATAGAAAAAACCCCATCTTATTTCATAACAAAAGAGGCACCGAAAAGGGTGAATCACATGAATCCCTCCACTAAATTACTTGTAGTTGTAAGAAATCCTGTAACAAGAGCAATATCTGACTACACTCAGGCAGCTTCCAAAAGACCTGAGATGGACAAATTCGAATCTTTGGTTTTTATAAATGGAACGATAGGAAATTTGATTGATACGTCATGGGGCCCCATTAAACTCGGAATGTATGCTAGATATCTCTCAAGGTGGTtaaaatattttcctctatctcAATTCTTATTTGTGAGCGGCGAAAGATTGATTTATGATCCAGCTGCTGAATTACATcgtgttcaaaattttttaggcTTGAAGCAGGTTAtcaatgaaaaacatttttattttaatgcgACAAAAGGTTTTCCTTGTCTTTTTAAGAGCGAGGGACATAGTGCTCCACACTGCCTTGGTAAAACTAAGGGAAGAAACCATCCAAAAGTTGAAAGAGCGGTTTTGCAAAGACTGAAAGATTTCTATAGACCTTTTAATAATAGATTTTACCAAATGACTGGGATTAATTTTGGATGGTCGTAA
- the LOC123682249 gene encoding uncharacterized protein LOC123682249 isoform X1 — MDYKNLAEKLFKFHNEPLLKIELPPSKFFLESAYDCKKEMDHYRNNVKNSLDYVRVERRCARSKGIWIEDKGLCKLTKVVGNILKNFGFQDKSGIYLLPEETLFLIEQNKLELTYNTKQVSIYDVYKIVFNHITLQKYKVYKNLVEKGFKLLNKEAIRKFYSGEKKCNGQESKYHKKRKKAEVTSEIELDCEVKRRRKDNECPNNFEVVQKNEEQNFDDLFEKLRKHGPKLVLPCESSKQPDYFGFLPTPGYKHNHEFNLYIREKIDLIDFENYEHIPNIYAIYTNDNVTFCRYPNVNIPIIN, encoded by the exons ATGGATTACAAAAACTT agcggagaaattattcaaatttcataatgaGCCTTTACTGAAAATAGAACTTCCTCCTAGTAAATTCTTTCTAGAATCTGCATATGATTGTAAAAAAGAAATGGATCACTATCGGAATAATGTAAAAAATTCTTTGGATTATGTGAGAGTAGAAAGAAG GTGTGCTAGGAGCAAAGGAATATGGATAGAAGATAAAGGTTTATGTAAACTAACAAAAGTTGTAGgtaatatattgaaaaactttggCTTTCAGGATAAAtctggtatttatttattgcctGAAGAAACTTTATTCTTGATTGAACAG aataaATTAGAATTAACTTATAATACCAAGCAAGTTAGTATTTATGATGTGTATAAAATAGTCTTTAATCATATTACATTGCAAAAGTATAAAGTATATAAAAACCTGGTTGAGAAAGGTTTCAAGCTTCTCAATAAAGAAGCTATCAGAAAATTTTATTCTGGAGAGAAGAAATGTAATGGACAAGAgtcaaaatatcataaaaagagaaaaaaagctGAAGTAACAAGTGAAATAGAATTAGATTGTGAAGTAAAAAGGAGAAGGAAAGACAATGAATGTCCAAATAATTTTGAAGTGGTACAAAAAAATGAGGAACAGAACTTTGATGATTTATTTGAGAAACTTAGGAAACATGGCCCAAAGCTTGTTCTACCATGCGAATCATCAAAACAACCCGATTATTTTGGGTTCTTGCCCACCCCTGGGTATAAACATAACCATGAGTTTAATTTGTACATAAG agaaaaaattgaCTTGATTGATTTTGAGAACTACGAGCATATTCCTAATATATATGCTATATATACAAATGATAATGTTACATTTTGCAGGTATCCAAATGTAAATattccaataataaattaa